A part of Miscanthus floridulus cultivar M001 chromosome 6, ASM1932011v1, whole genome shotgun sequence genomic DNA contains:
- the LOC136459819 gene encoding probable leucine-rich repeat receptor-like protein kinase At5g49770, with the protein MALPTPVVAGIAAGAAALLLVAALAVAWWLVRRRRRRDRSSDTGSSSEALPPTLAEWGRCGRTSSAPEFHGARQFSLEELAHATHNFAEANLVGAGGFGLVYKGLLLDGTVVAIKRRAGAPRQDFADEIRRLSEIWHRNVVTLIGYCQEGGLQMLVSEYLPNGSISGHLYDTGKESMTRLEFKQRLSIAIGAAKGLNHLHSLAPPLIHRDFKTSNVLVDENFITKVSDAGIDRLLRGFDGAAAPAAKSGVFQDPEVHSLAQLSESSDVYSFGVFLLELITGREAAGLVPPESKDTFAQLMEARFSSNELVDPRLGGSFTSEGMAEVVGLAFHCLSPSARRRPRMRLVAAELDRILEKEMTLTTVMGDGTAIVTLGSQLFTS; encoded by the exons ATGGCACTCCCAACCCCGGTTGTAGCCGGCATTGCGGCCGGCGCCGCCGCACTGCTGCTGGTAGCCGCCCTCGCCGTGGCGTGGTGGCTcgtgaggcggcggcggcgccgtgacCGGAGCTCCGACACCGGCTCCTCGTCGGAGGCTCTTCCTCCCACGCTAG CGGAGTGGGGCCGGTGCGGCCGGACCTCGTCGGCGCCGGAGTTCCACGGCGCCAGGCAGTTCTCGCTGGAGGAGCTGGCGCACGCCACCCACAACTTCGCTGAGGCCAACCTGGTGGGCGCCGGCGGCTTCGGCCTGGTGTACAAGGGCCTGCTGCTCGACGGCACCGTCGTCGCCATCAAGCGCCGCGCCGGCGCGCCGCGGCAGGACTTCGCCGACGAG ATTAGGAGGCTGTCAGAGATCTGGCACCGCAACGTCGTGACGCTGATCGGCTATTGCCAAGAAGGGGGTCTACAGATGCTGGTGTCCGAGTACCTGCCCAACGGCAGTATCAGCGGCCACTTGTACG ACACCGGCAAGGAGTCCATGACAAGGCTGGAGTTCAAGCAGAGGCTGTCAATTGCCATTGGAGCAGCTAAAG GTCTGAATCACCTGCACAGCCTAGCGCCGCCGTTGATCCACAGGGACTTCAAGACGAGCAACGTCCTCGTCGACGAGAACTTCATCACCAAGGTGTCCGACGCCGGGATCGACAGGCTGCTGCGAGGGTTCGATGGCGCCGCCGCTCCGGCGGCGAAGAGCGGTGTCTTCCAAGACCCAGA GGTACATTCACTGGCGCAGCTTTCTGAAAGCAGCGACGTGTACAGCTTTGGGGTGTTCCTTCTGGAGCTGATCACCGGCAGGGAAGCAGCGGGGTTGGTTCCGCCGGAATCCAAGGATACTTTCGCTCAATTG ATGGAGGCGCGTTTCAGCTCGAACGAGCTGGTCGACCCGAGGCTGGGAGGGAGCTTCACCTCGGAGGGCATGGCGGAGGTGGTGGGCCTAGCGTTCCACTGCCTGAGCCCGtcggcgaggcggcggcccaggaTGCGGCTGGTGGCGGCGGAGCTGGACCGGATCCTGGAGAAGGAGATGACCCTCACCACCGTCATGGGCGACGGCACCGCCATCGTCACGCTCGGCAGCCAGCTCTTCACGTCCTGA